In one Fusarium falciforme chromosome 5, complete sequence genomic region, the following are encoded:
- a CDS encoding GFO-IDH-MocA domain-containing protein, producing the protein MGGIPTHQPESSQGDSRILRVGIIGCGEISQVAHIPNINFLSHKFQTTYLCDISKQALAHCARKVQGGTPKTTIDPSELCSSPDVDVVLIANADAYHVEHGIIALQNDKYCLIEKPAALCFRDLDRLVQAESTSKGKVFVGTMRRYATAFIDAVKEVGGMQNIQYARVRDIIGPNSVFVDQSGTFPQKFSDFTEADGEDRLKHETDIQEQALGKEFDVPITPKSKRMLRVLGGLGTHDLSAMREILGMPKRVAGACLTFPGIFNVLFEYDGFPVSYESGLNGVPQFDAHIEVYSQDKIVRVNYDSPYVKGLPVTLTIRERIGDDGFQERVIRKTYQDPYTLEMLELYDCVIGNKTPKTSAADARNDIELFRMIIKADEGRYKAESSS; encoded by the exons ATGGGCGGCATTCCTACCCATCAGCCTGAGAGCTCACAAGGCGACTCTCGCATCCTGCGCGTTGGCATCATCGGCTGCGGGGAAATCTCCCAGGTCGCACATATTCCCAACATCAACTTTCTCTCCCACAAGTTCCAGACGACCTACCTCTGCGACATCTCCAAACAAGCGCTGGCCCACTGTGCCAGAAAGGTCCAAGGAGGCACGCCAAAGACAACCATCGACCCCTCGGAGTTGTGCTCTTCTCCAGATGTTGATGTGGTCTTGATCGCCAACGCAGACGCGTATCATGTCGAACACGGCATCATCGCTCTTCAGAATGACAAGTACTGTCTCATCGAGAAGCCAGCAGCCCTCTGCTTCAGAGACTTGGACAGACTCGTCCAAGCTGAGAGCACCTCAAAGGGTAAAGTGTTTGTCGGCACGATGCGCCGCTACGCAACCGCCTTTATCGACGCCGTGAAGGAAGTTGGTGGCATGCAAAACATCCAATATGCCCGCGTCAGGGATATCATTGGACCCAACTCGGTCTTTGTTGATCAGTCGGGTACCTTTCCTCAAAAGTTTAGCGACTTTACTGAGGCTGATGGCGAGGATCGGTTGAAGCATGAGACGGACATACAAGAGCAGGCTCTTGGGAAGGAATTTGACGTTCCGATCACGCCCAAATCCAAGAGGATGCTTCGTGTGCTTGGAGG TCTTGGAACACATGATCTCTCTGCCATGCGAGAGATTCTCGGCATGCCCAAGCGCGTCGCCGGCGCTTGTCTGACCTTCCCCGGCATCTTCAACGTCCTCTTCGAATACGACGGCTTCCCCGTCTCGTACGAGTCAGGACTCAACGGCGTGCCCCAGTTCGACGCACACATCGAGGTCTACTCACAAGACAAGATTGTGCGCGTCAACTACGACTCGCCCTACGTCAAGGGTCTTCCCGTGACTTTGACGATCCGGGAAAGGATTGGTGACGATGGTTTCCAAGAGCGGGTCATTAGAAAGACGTACCAGGATCCTTACACgttggagatgctggagTTGTACGACTGTGTGATCGGAAACAAGACGCCCAAGACGAGCGCGGCCGACGCACGAAATGACATTGAGTTGTTCCGAATGATCATCAAAGCGGATGAAGGTAGATACAAGGCCGAGTCAAGCTCCTAG
- a CDS encoding MFS domain-containing protein has protein sequence MGIFSKKEVELAVGSELSRVLPPNPKPWYRTWHILKLNLCLLVPLFSSASVGYDGSMMNGLQTLPQWRQYFDNPEGALLGLMNSVYPLGKVVSLFVVSYVCDRWGRKLPMLIGFITCIAFAILQGLSKDIHSFIIARAFLGFFTSFISQPSPIIITELAYPTQRGKLTALYNTFFYFGSIFAAWCTYGTFKIQSTWSWRIPSLLQGALPAFQLLAWYFLPESPRWLVSQGRKEEARKVLAEYHAGGDADSPLVNFEMDEIERVITQESEALSATSWVELVRTPANRRRTLIAVIVGWFAQWNGVGVVSYYLVLVLNTIGITKVKDQTLINGLLQIFNWLASTFLGALMVDRLGRRTLFLVSTAGMLAAYVVWTGLTSHFVNTHNEATGRAVVAFIFIYYLFYDIAWTPLLQAYPVEIYPYTLRARGLSITYISSFTGLIVGNQVNPIAMKAIAWKYYIVFCCILAILFVVIWFLFPETKGHTLEEIREVFEGKQSDHDRLAKVESGVDEEESREKDGRAKQLEVVS, from the exons ATGGGCATCTTCAGCAAGAAAGAAGTCGAACTTGCGGTCGGCTCAGAACTCTCCCGA GTTCTACCGCCAAACCCAAAGCCGTGGTACAGAACCTGGCATATCTTGAAGCTCAACCTATGCCTCTTGGTCCCCTTGTTCTCTTCCGCGTCCGTTGGTTACGATG GCTCGATGATGAACGGACTCCAGACCCTCCCCCAATGGCGTCAATACTTTGACAACCCAGAGGGagccctcctcggcctcatgAACTCTGTCTATCCTCTCGGAAAGGTCGTCTCCTTGTTTGTCGTGTCGTATGTGTGCGACCGCTGGGGTCGAAAGCTGCCCATGCTCATTGGCTTTATAACCTGCATCGCCTTTGCCATCCTCCAAGGTCTCTCCAAGGATATCCACAGCTTCATCATTGCCAGGGCGTTTCTGGGTTTCTTTACCAGCTTCATCAGTCAGCCCAgtcccatcatcatcactgaGCTGGCCTATCCGACCCAACGAGGAAAGTTGACTGCTCTATACAATACCTTCTTT TACTTTGGCTCCATATTTGCTGCTTGGTGCACATACGGCACATTCAAGATCCAGTCGACTTGGAGCTGGAGAATTCCATCTCTCCTACAGGGAGCCTTGCCAGCGTTTCAGCTTCTGGCCTGGTACTTTCTCCCAGAGTCACCAAG ATGGCTTGTTTCTCAGGGACGCAAGGAAGAAGCCCGCAAGGTCCTCGCGGAGTACCACGCCGGCGGTGATGCCGATTCCCCTCTTGTCAACTTTGAGATGGACGAGATCGAAAGGGTCATCACTCAAGAATCCGAAGCCCTCTCCGCCACCTCCTGGGTCGAGTTGGTTCGAACACCCGCCAACCGCAGACGCACTCTCATCGCTGTCATTGTCGGTTGGTTCGCTCAGTGGAACGGCGTGGGAGTCGTCAGCTACTATCTCGTCCTCgttctcaacaccatcggCATCACAAAGGTCAAGGACCAGACCCTCATCAACGGCCTCCTTCAAATCTTCAACTGGCTTGCGTCGACCTTCCTGGGAGCACTCATGGTTGATCGTCTCGGCCGTCGCACTCTTTTCCTTGTCTCCACGGCTGGCATGCTGGCTGCGTATGTCGTTTGGACCGGTCTTACTTCGCATTTCGTCAACACGCACAACGAGGCAACAGGACGGGCAGTTGttgccttcatcttcattTACTACCTGTTCTACGACATTGCCTGGACGCCACTTCTCCAGGCCTATCCCGTTGAGATCTATCCGTACACCCTCCGTGCCCGTGGTCTCTCAATCACCTACATTTCGTCCTTCACCGGCCTCATTGTTGGCAACCAGGTTAACCCGATTGCTATGAAGGCCATCGCTTGGAAATACTATATTGTTTTCTGCTGTATCTTGGCGATTTTGTTTGTCGTGATTTGGTTCCTCTTCCCCGAGACAAAGGGCCACACTCTCGAGGAAATCAGGGAAGTCTTTGAAGGCAAACAGAGCGACCACGATCGTTTGGCCAAGGTTGAGTCCGGcgtggatgaagaagagtcTCGGGAGAAGGATGGAAGGGCCAAGCAGCTTGAGGTTGTTTCTTAA
- a CDS encoding GFO-IDH-MocA domain-containing protein, translated as MSQQKPSLRWGIIGTGLISSWFVEDLSLQRDNAQATHHIQAIGSSSVEKGTKFVETNLPNQSPAPTVYGSYEQTYKDPNVDIIYIGTPHAFHKQNCLDAIAQGKHVLCEKAFTLNARDAREVFKAAKQKGVFVMEAMWTRFFPLVKTLQKLVHEEKVIGDVVRVFCDFAMNMHLESLGPESRLKNPALGAGSLLDIGIYSLTWGLVNLDSGVGEKAQTPKIAAAQTLVDGVDYASSIILLYPDGKQGVLTSNVSVKTPTGFCRIEGTGGYIIVEGPAGSVPVSFTVYKNEDTEGKKYEFERPGKGFYWEADSVAVDIAAGRTESQTMPWAETVRVLEILDEVRRQGGAKFPQD; from the coding sequence ATGTCTCAACAAAAACCATCCCTCCGCTGGGGAATCATTGGAACCGGCCTCATCTCGTCATGGTTCGTGGAAGATCTCTCCCTCCAGCGGGATAACGCCCAAGCAACACACCACATCCAGGCCATTGGATCATCTTCAGTCGAAAAGGGCACAAAGTTCGTCGAGACCAATCTTCCAAACCAAAGCCCAGCTCCTACCGTGTATGGTAGCTACGAGCAGACATACAAGGATCCCAATGTCGACATCATCTACATCGGAACTCCTCATGCTTTTCACAAACAAAACTGCCTTGACGCCATTGCGCAGGGCAAGCATGTTCTTTGCGAAAAGGCTTTTACTCTTAATGCTAGAGACGCCAGGGAAGTCTTTAAGGCAGCCAAGCAAAAGGGTGTGTTTGTCATGGAAGCTATGTGGACACGCTTCTTCCCGCTGGTCAAGACCCTTCAAAAGCTCGTCCACGAAGAAAAGGTCATTGGCGATGTTGTACGCGTGTTTTGCGACTTTGCCATGAACATGCACCTCGAATCTCTGGGTCCTGAATCACGACTTAAGAACCCTGCCCTTGGAGCCGGAAGCTTGCTAGATATTGGCATCTACAGTTTGACATGGGGTCTTGTGAATCTCGACTCTGGAGTTGGTGAGAAGGCGCAAACACCAAAAATCGCGGCAGCTCAGACACTGGTTGATGGCGTCGACTATGCATCTTCAATCATTCTGCTGTACCCGGATGGAAAGCAGGGAGTTCTCACGTCCAACGTGTCTGTCAAAACTCCTACTGGCTTCTGCCGTATTGAAGGAACTGGCGGCTATATTATCGTCGAGGGGCCCGCAGGCTCTGTACCTGTTTCGTTCACAGTGTATAAGAACGAAGACACCGAGGGAAAGAAGTATGAGTTTGAGCGACCGGGCAAGGGCTTCTACTGGGAGGCTGATTCTGTGGCGGTTGATATTGCGGCGGGAAGGACTGAGAGCCAAACCATGCCCTGGGCCGAGACGGTTCGTGTTCTAGAGATTTTGGATGAAGTGAGGAGGCAGGGCGGTGCCAAGTTTCCACAGGATTAA